A window of Ignicoccus hospitalis KIN4/I contains these coding sequences:
- a CDS encoding MBL fold metallo-hydrolase, producing the protein MSWEPLASETLGVRSMALAVGRVVIDPSASLAPKRFGLPPHPLEWGALKEAAERIVRAVERSEAVVITHYHRDHYNPGWLYDYSVYDGKTLFIKDPKNNINVSQKIRAHKFLKALEKMKVNVRVVVADGREFEEFDLSFSPPLVHGEPKLGYVIAVKVGKVLFTSDIEGGDEAAREWAKSQGAEVLIADGPPLYLKKEFDVEGFKEFLRSFPFAVVDHHPARVASWREALGPVRAYSDVLGVEERLLEAKRRELYELHPVEEGWFKFRFRDMRSIYFTENPIN; encoded by the coding sequence GTGAGCTGGGAGCCCCTAGCTTCGGAGACCTTGGGAGTTAGGAGCATGGCCCTCGCGGTGGGAAGGGTAGTCATAGACCCCTCCGCCTCCCTGGCCCCCAAGCGGTTCGGCTTGCCCCCTCACCCCTTGGAGTGGGGGGCGCTGAAGGAGGCGGCCGAGAGGATAGTGAGGGCCGTGGAGAGGAGCGAGGCCGTCGTCATAACCCACTACCACCGCGACCACTACAACCCCGGCTGGCTCTACGACTATTCCGTTTACGACGGAAAGACCCTATTCATTAAGGATCCCAAGAACAACATCAACGTCAGCCAGAAGATAAGGGCGCACAAGTTCTTGAAGGCTCTGGAGAAGATGAAGGTGAACGTTCGGGTCGTGGTGGCCGACGGGAGGGAGTTCGAGGAGTTCGACCTCTCCTTCTCCCCTCCATTAGTGCACGGAGAACCGAAGTTGGGTTATGTAATAGCCGTCAAAGTCGGGAAGGTCTTGTTTACCTCGGACATAGAGGGAGGGGACGAGGCCGCTAGGGAGTGGGCCAAGTCCCAAGGGGCCGAAGTGTTGATCGCCGACGGCCCTCCGCTGTACTTAAAGAAGGAGTTCGACGTGGAGGGCTTCAAGGAGTTCTTGCGCTCCTTCCCCTTCGCGGTGGTGGACCACCACCCGGCCCGGGTGGCCTCTTGGAGGGAGGCCTTGGGGCCCGTGAGGGCCTACTCGGACGTCTTGGGGGTCGAGGAGAGGCTCTTGGAGGCCAAGAGGAGGGAGCTGTACGAGCTCCACCCGGTGGAGGAGGGGTGGTTTAAGTTTCGCTTCCGAGACATGAGGTCTATCTATTTTACAGAAAACCCTATTAATTAG
- the hemA gene encoding glutamyl-tRNA reductase produces MPAAARVPLFVDDLVMVGVNYKTSGKELVEKAQFPDPLAAYSAISRIPAVREVVLLQTCNRVEVYAITTNKKATVESIKSLLEARAGEPIPEEKFVIYYGTDAVRHLFRVAAGLESMVLGEPDILRQVREAAEFAAKEGYIGKALKLTFENAVRVGKRVRTETALGKGSIGIPSASVKLLEELIGLEGKKLLVVGAGMAGRVVAVNAAKRGAKVIIVNRTLSKAKELAEEVGGEAYPLEELPRLLREADAVVVAVGGGSKVITRDAVAEVNKKLVIVDISEPPAVDPGVSLNPYVIYKDMLAVAEVANRGLEKRKSEIKRAEDIIEAELNKFVNFAQRVLADKILRELMEKVEQIRINELSKAMAKVPQEYAEVLDKMTSSLVKKVLKDVILKVREAAGKGDLTTLRIVAEVFDLKESLNNIEIIYDYNGVEQELKRKLEL; encoded by the coding sequence GTGCCCGCCGCCGCCAGAGTGCCCCTCTTCGTTGACGATTTGGTGATGGTAGGGGTAAACTACAAGACGTCCGGGAAGGAGCTGGTCGAGAAGGCCCAGTTCCCCGACCCTCTGGCGGCCTACTCGGCGATCAGCAGGATACCGGCAGTGAGGGAAGTGGTCCTACTCCAGACTTGCAATAGGGTAGAAGTTTACGCAATAACGACTAACAAAAAGGCCACTGTAGAGTCCATCAAGAGCTTGTTGGAAGCTAGGGCGGGGGAGCCCATACCGGAGGAAAAGTTCGTCATTTACTACGGCACGGACGCCGTGAGGCACTTGTTCCGCGTGGCAGCTGGTTTGGAATCCATGGTGCTCGGAGAGCCGGACATATTGAGGCAAGTTAGGGAGGCGGCGGAGTTCGCTGCCAAAGAGGGGTACATAGGTAAAGCGTTGAAGCTGACGTTCGAGAACGCAGTAAGAGTGGGGAAGAGGGTGAGGACGGAGACTGCGCTGGGGAAGGGCAGCATAGGCATCCCCTCTGCCTCGGTCAAGCTCTTGGAGGAGCTGATAGGGCTCGAGGGGAAGAAGCTGCTCGTGGTGGGCGCCGGGATGGCCGGGAGGGTGGTGGCAGTCAACGCAGCGAAGAGGGGAGCCAAAGTGATAATCGTTAACAGAACTTTAAGCAAGGCGAAAGAGCTGGCCGAGGAGGTCGGCGGGGAGGCCTACCCCTTGGAGGAGCTCCCCCGGCTCCTAAGGGAGGCGGACGCGGTGGTGGTCGCCGTGGGAGGGGGGAGCAAGGTAATAACTAGGGACGCGGTGGCAGAAGTAAACAAGAAGCTGGTGATAGTGGACATTTCCGAACCTCCGGCCGTAGACCCTGGAGTTTCCTTAAACCCCTACGTGATATACAAAGACATGTTAGCGGTGGCGGAAGTGGCGAACAGGGGACTGGAGAAGAGGAAGTCAGAAATAAAGAGGGCCGAAGACATAATAGAGGCGGAGCTGAACAAGTTCGTTAACTTCGCCCAGAGGGTGTTAGCGGACAAGATCTTAAGGGAGTTGATGGAGAAGGTAGAACAGATTAGAATAAACGAGCTCTCCAAGGCGATGGCCAAAGTACCCCAAGAGTACGCAGAGGTGTTGGACAAGATGACGTCGTCCCTAGTCAAGAAGGTTCTAAAGGACGTCATCTTGAAGGTGAGGGAAGCTGCCGGGAAGGGGGACCTAACCACCTTGAGGATAGTGGCGGAAGTCTTCGACTTGAAAGAGTCCTTGAACAACATAGAAATAATATACGATTACAACGGCGTGGAACAAGAGCTCAAACGGAAGCTCGAGCTTTAA
- a CDS encoding hydantoinase/oxoprolinase N-terminal domain-containing protein, producing the protein MWRVAVDVGGTFTDLFAVGPRGYERVKVLSTP; encoded by the coding sequence TTGTGGAGGGTCGCGGTAGACGTAGGCGGCACGTTCACGGACCTCTTCGCCGTGGGTCCCAGAGGTTACGAAAGGGTCAAGGTGCTCTCCACCCCCTAA
- a CDS encoding hydantoinase/oxoprolinase family protein encodes MREFLRKTQVEPEDVGIVVHATTIATNALLGQEGLELGEVSLVTTKGFEDIIEIARQSRPALYDFSGRRPKPLVPPELRFGVEERTSWDGRVLKEVDEGELASLAPKLRGTVAVCFLHSYSNPHNEAKAKDVLRNLGFEVVASHESVMEMREYERFSTTIINAALRPVVSSYLLKFRKGLDELGIRAPLMVVASSGGLVDEEEAKARPGQLIESGPAGGAVGAAAYAAELGVEEALAFDMGGTTAKASVVVKGRPALVHEYEVGGKVHAGRVVKGSGYPVRYPFVDVAEVSAGGGTVAWEEGGALRVGPKSAGADPGPACYGRGGKQPTVTDADLLLGRLPEELPTGLKLRRDLALEAYSELARRLSAEPLEVAAAVIEAITEEMARVVRVVTVERGLDPSDLVMIAYGGMGPLHGPELAEFLGMKEVLVPPGAGVFTAVGMLFADAMYSTSKTVNAPADEDLEPTYAELEGVAVSRMKAASMEPDEVLRTAEARYEGQGWTVEVPVPRPYSPQAVKRAFEEEHERRYGFTLDSEVIVETARVYTIHKSPKVRVKAPPTGPELLWEGEAWFLKRGWEEARAYARFGKGEVEGPAIIVDYDSVTLVPPGWSAKALEDGSLLLKKGST; translated from the coding sequence ATAAGGGAGTTCCTCCGCAAGACCCAAGTCGAGCCGGAGGACGTGGGCATAGTGGTTCACGCTACCACGATAGCCACCAACGCGCTGTTGGGACAAGAGGGGCTGGAGCTGGGAGAGGTAAGCTTGGTGACCACCAAGGGGTTCGAAGATATAATAGAAATTGCTAGACAATCGAGGCCCGCGCTGTACGACTTCTCCGGGAGGCGGCCCAAGCCCCTGGTGCCCCCGGAGCTGCGCTTCGGGGTGGAGGAGAGGACCTCTTGGGACGGGAGGGTTCTGAAAGAGGTAGACGAGGGCGAGCTGGCCTCCCTCGCCCCCAAGCTTCGGGGCACGGTCGCCGTGTGCTTCTTACACAGCTACTCCAACCCCCACAACGAGGCCAAGGCCAAGGACGTGTTACGGAACTTGGGCTTCGAGGTAGTCGCCTCCCACGAGTCGGTTATGGAGATGAGGGAGTACGAGAGGTTCAGCACGACCATAATAAACGCCGCCTTGAGGCCCGTGGTCAGCTCGTACCTCCTCAAGTTCCGCAAGGGGTTGGACGAGCTCGGGATAAGGGCTCCGCTCATGGTGGTCGCCAGCTCCGGGGGGCTGGTGGACGAGGAGGAGGCCAAGGCGAGGCCCGGCCAGCTGATAGAGAGCGGGCCGGCAGGAGGGGCGGTGGGCGCGGCCGCCTACGCGGCCGAGTTGGGGGTTGAGGAGGCCTTGGCCTTCGACATGGGCGGCACCACCGCTAAGGCGAGCGTGGTGGTTAAGGGCAGGCCGGCGCTGGTACACGAGTACGAGGTCGGCGGGAAGGTCCACGCCGGCAGGGTGGTGAAGGGCTCCGGCTACCCGGTTAGATACCCCTTCGTGGACGTGGCCGAGGTCTCCGCGGGAGGGGGGACCGTAGCGTGGGAGGAAGGAGGGGCGCTCCGCGTGGGGCCCAAGTCCGCGGGGGCCGACCCGGGGCCGGCGTGTTACGGCAGGGGAGGGAAGCAGCCCACCGTGACGGACGCGGACCTCCTCTTGGGGCGCCTCCCCGAGGAGCTCCCCACCGGGTTGAAGCTTAGGAGGGACCTAGCCCTCGAGGCCTACTCCGAGCTCGCCCGGAGGCTCTCCGCGGAGCCCTTGGAGGTGGCGGCAGCAGTAATAGAGGCGATAACTGAGGAGATGGCCAGAGTGGTGAGGGTAGTGACGGTCGAGAGGGGCTTGGACCCCTCAGACTTGGTCATGATAGCCTACGGGGGCATGGGGCCCCTCCACGGCCCCGAGCTGGCGGAGTTCTTGGGAATGAAGGAAGTCCTCGTGCCCCCCGGGGCGGGGGTCTTCACAGCCGTAGGCATGCTGTTCGCCGACGCTATGTATAGCACATCAAAGACCGTTAACGCCCCCGCGGACGAGGACTTGGAGCCCACCTACGCCGAGCTGGAGGGGGTAGCAGTTTCGAGGATGAAGGCAGCTTCCATGGAACCCGACGAGGTGTTGAGGACTGCCGAGGCGCGCTACGAAGGTCAAGGGTGGACGGTGGAGGTTCCTGTGCCGAGACCCTACTCGCCCCAAGCGGTGAAGAGGGCCTTCGAGGAGGAGCACGAGAGGAGGTACGGCTTCACGTTGGACTCCGAAGTAATCGTGGAGACGGCGAGGGTTTATACGATTCACAAGTCACCGAAAGTTAGGGTAAAGGCCCCTCCGACGGGCCCGGAGCTCCTCTGGGAGGGGGAAGCGTGGTTCCTCAAGCGGGGCTGGGAGGAGGCGAGGGCCTACGCGAGGTTCGGGAAGGGGGAAGTGGAGGGGCCGGCCATAATAGTGGACTACGACTCGGTGACCCTAGTGCCTCCGGGGTGGAGCGCCAAGGCGTTGGAGGACGGGAGCTTGTTGCTCAAAAAAGGCTCTACTTGA
- the rgy gene encoding reverse gyrase, whose protein sequence is MYASYRRSCPSCGGEIEDVNLSLGLPCDKCLRVVGLESLKLDPSKKDSPSVRRRLIELGGPLGESLKLEEELESLEKVFQEVLGAPMWSAQRAWALRALRGESFSIVAPTGMGKSTLGALLSVYLSHKKKKKSYIIVPTTPLVDMMFRKVSAFAEAFGVRAVYFHSKMSPSQRKEMKERLLSGDFDVLITTSRFLINNLDLLKNYEFGFVFVDDVDSVLKSPKNVDRILMVLGLQESDVKRLEEVDKELSRKAQVLTKLQDLQKRYQLLKEMRELEEELEDLKRKVKGNLIVSSATGRAKGNRVRLFTRLLGFTPGGVGEGVRNVVDSYSRSSDVVEVVKKLGKGGLVFVPADLGAKGAEEVAEALRAAGVAAEVATSERIGVIKDFEEGRVEVLVGVATHYGVLVRGIDLPHVVRYAVFVGVPRFKFKLKLEEPSPMTIYRLCSLAARFFEECASLYAKLRKWVQRLGPAGLQSVEEALKEGSASTPASKDFMEAYTKLKEIIEKTDFIEKLKESGEVDVVAEDSLYVLIPDAATYLQASGRTSRLYAGGVTKGLSVVLVDSEPLFRGLKKRLAWVVEEWKEFESLNLSELLKEIDEDRKKVLKVIRGELKVEEVRDLMKTVLMIVESPNKARTITSFFGRPSVRQVKGVKVYEVTLGDKLLYVAASGGHVYDLVEEADPCNEEPCMLFGIRVKDVPEEVLSSIKRCAVCGHQFSGDVKECPRCGSPFIKDAKDVVDGLRELAQEVDEVLIGTDPDTEGEKIGWDLKNLISPFAKKIRRAEFHEITKKAILKALENPRDFDMGYVWSQMVRRAEDRLTGFTLSPKLWFELWPQLCEVSKEMKKKLLGCPLTRNLSAGRVQTPVLGWVIQRYEEYAKSKKKFYIIRFDGRELEFSEDELRGFSKKLAIDGKVKILKVEEEVEELKPLPPYTTDTMLEDASKLGLDPSRAMRVAQDLFEMGFITYHRTDSTRVSDAGIAVAREWITSKFEGLFAPRRWGEGGAHEAIRPTRPLSAEDLKRLIEEGMITPPRELSKQHFMLYDMIFRRFMASQMKEAKVKKAVYEITVEEGGAVVGKKVLEKYVERVFDGFLLVYPIVKIESLPEGEYEVKEVRAVSRHTVPLYTQADLIRLMKERGLGRPSTYAKIVSTLLERRYVTLSKVGKKLVPTVRGYAVYSYLTGKVVGAGWVRKALEVIINPEGKSKYFQKLVEEEATRRLEKVMDEIAEKKDEKMYINVLKDIIEETKVIPFLSDKGAQPSLR, encoded by the coding sequence TTGTACGCTTCCTACCGACGCTCGTGCCCCTCGTGCGGAGGGGAAATAGAGGACGTCAACTTGTCCTTGGGCTTGCCTTGCGACAAGTGCTTGAGGGTTGTGGGCTTAGAGAGCTTGAAGTTAGACCCTTCTAAGAAGGACTCGCCCTCCGTCCGGAGGAGGCTGATAGAACTAGGGGGGCCCTTAGGGGAAAGCTTGAAGCTCGAAGAGGAGCTGGAGTCCTTGGAGAAGGTGTTCCAAGAAGTCTTGGGAGCCCCCATGTGGAGCGCCCAGAGGGCTTGGGCCCTGAGGGCCCTGAGGGGGGAGAGCTTCTCCATAGTGGCCCCGACGGGCATGGGCAAGAGCACCTTGGGTGCGCTCCTTTCTGTGTATCTGAGCCACAAAAAGAAGAAGAAGAGCTACATTATAGTCCCCACCACGCCGCTCGTAGATATGATGTTCAGAAAGGTCTCCGCCTTCGCGGAGGCCTTCGGCGTCCGGGCGGTTTACTTCCACTCCAAGATGTCGCCCTCTCAGAGGAAGGAAATGAAGGAGAGGCTCCTCTCTGGGGACTTCGACGTACTCATTACTACCTCCAGATTTCTAATAAATAATTTAGACTTACTGAAGAATTACGAGTTCGGATTCGTCTTCGTCGACGACGTCGATTCAGTCTTGAAGAGTCCCAAAAACGTGGACAGGATATTAATGGTGTTAGGCCTCCAAGAGTCAGACGTCAAAAGGCTGGAGGAGGTAGACAAGGAGCTCTCTAGGAAAGCACAAGTGTTAACGAAGCTTCAAGATTTGCAGAAGAGATACCAACTCTTAAAGGAGATGAGAGAGCTAGAGGAAGAATTGGAAGATTTGAAGAGGAAAGTTAAGGGGAACTTGATAGTAAGCTCTGCTACGGGGAGAGCGAAAGGGAATAGGGTAAGGCTCTTCACGCGCTTGTTGGGCTTCACCCCGGGCGGCGTCGGAGAAGGGGTAAGGAACGTGGTCGACTCCTACTCCCGCTCCTCGGACGTCGTGGAAGTGGTCAAGAAGCTGGGCAAGGGAGGGCTGGTCTTCGTCCCCGCCGACTTGGGAGCCAAGGGAGCCGAGGAAGTCGCGGAGGCCTTGAGGGCCGCCGGGGTTGCAGCTGAGGTCGCGACCTCGGAGAGGATCGGCGTCATTAAGGACTTTGAGGAAGGGAGGGTTGAAGTCTTGGTGGGCGTGGCCACCCACTACGGGGTGTTGGTGAGGGGCATAGACTTGCCCCACGTGGTGCGCTACGCCGTCTTCGTAGGCGTGCCCCGGTTCAAGTTCAAGCTGAAGCTGGAAGAGCCCTCGCCCATGACCATTTATAGGCTCTGCTCGTTGGCGGCCAGGTTCTTCGAGGAGTGTGCCTCCCTCTACGCCAAGCTGCGCAAGTGGGTCCAGAGGCTGGGGCCCGCGGGGCTTCAAAGCGTAGAGGAGGCCTTGAAGGAGGGAAGCGCCTCCACCCCGGCCTCTAAGGACTTCATGGAAGCTTATACCAAACTGAAAGAGATAATAGAAAAAACGGATTTCATTGAAAAACTCAAGGAGTCCGGCGAAGTGGACGTGGTAGCGGAGGACTCTCTGTACGTCTTGATTCCCGACGCCGCCACCTACTTACAAGCCTCCGGGAGGACGTCCAGGCTTTACGCGGGAGGCGTCACCAAGGGCTTGTCCGTAGTACTGGTGGACTCGGAGCCCCTCTTCAGAGGCCTCAAGAAGAGGTTGGCGTGGGTGGTGGAGGAGTGGAAGGAGTTCGAGTCCTTGAACTTGAGTGAGCTGCTCAAGGAGATAGACGAGGATAGGAAGAAGGTCTTAAAGGTCATCAGGGGGGAGCTAAAGGTTGAAGAAGTTCGAGACCTCATGAAGACCGTACTAATGATAGTTGAGTCGCCCAACAAAGCTAGGACGATAACGAGCTTCTTCGGGCGCCCCAGCGTGAGACAAGTGAAGGGCGTGAAGGTTTACGAGGTCACCTTGGGGGACAAGCTCTTGTACGTGGCCGCCAGCGGAGGCCACGTGTACGACCTAGTCGAAGAGGCCGACCCTTGTAACGAGGAGCCTTGCATGCTCTTCGGCATAAGGGTAAAGGACGTGCCGGAGGAGGTGCTGAGCTCCATAAAGCGGTGCGCCGTGTGCGGCCACCAGTTCTCGGGGGACGTGAAGGAGTGCCCGAGGTGCGGCTCGCCCTTCATAAAGGACGCCAAGGACGTGGTGGACGGGTTAAGGGAGCTCGCCCAAGAAGTGGACGAGGTCCTAATCGGCACGGACCCCGACACGGAGGGGGAGAAGATAGGCTGGGACTTGAAGAACCTAATATCCCCGTTCGCGAAGAAGATAAGGAGGGCCGAGTTCCACGAAATAACGAAGAAGGCAATATTGAAAGCGTTGGAGAACCCAAGGGACTTCGACATGGGGTACGTTTGGTCCCAGATGGTCCGGAGGGCCGAGGACAGGCTGACAGGCTTCACCTTGAGCCCGAAGCTCTGGTTCGAACTGTGGCCGCAGCTGTGCGAGGTCTCCAAAGAAATGAAGAAGAAGCTGCTCGGGTGTCCGCTCACTAGGAACTTGTCCGCCGGAAGGGTCCAGACCCCCGTCCTCGGGTGGGTAATACAGAGGTACGAGGAATACGCCAAGTCCAAGAAGAAGTTCTACATAATAAGGTTCGACGGACGCGAGCTCGAGTTCTCCGAGGACGAGTTGAGAGGCTTCTCCAAAAAGCTCGCAATAGACGGGAAGGTCAAAATACTCAAGGTAGAGGAGGAGGTAGAGGAGCTCAAGCCCTTGCCCCCCTACACCACAGACACCATGCTCGAGGACGCCTCCAAGCTGGGGCTGGACCCCTCGAGAGCTATGAGGGTAGCCCAAGACTTGTTCGAGATGGGGTTCATAACTTACCACAGGACGGACTCCACCAGGGTGTCGGACGCGGGCATAGCGGTGGCGAGGGAGTGGATAACCTCCAAGTTCGAGGGCTTGTTCGCGCCCAGGAGGTGGGGGGAGGGAGGGGCCCACGAGGCGATAAGGCCCACGAGGCCGCTGAGCGCGGAGGACCTCAAGAGGTTAATAGAGGAGGGCATGATAACGCCCCCTAGGGAGCTCAGCAAGCAACACTTCATGTTGTACGACATGATATTTAGGAGGTTTATGGCAAGCCAGATGAAGGAGGCGAAGGTTAAGAAAGCGGTGTACGAAATAACGGTTGAGGAGGGAGGTGCGGTAGTAGGCAAGAAGGTTTTGGAGAAATACGTAGAAAGGGTGTTCGACGGCTTCCTCTTAGTATACCCTATAGTCAAGATAGAGAGCCTCCCCGAGGGGGAGTACGAGGTTAAGGAGGTTAGGGCCGTCTCCCGCCACACGGTGCCCTTGTACACCCAAGCCGACCTCATAAGGCTCATGAAGGAGAGGGGGCTCGGCAGGCCGAGCACCTACGCGAAGATAGTTAGTACCTTGCTCGAGAGGAGGTACGTAACTCTGAGCAAGGTGGGCAAGAAACTCGTCCCCACGGTTAGGGGCTACGCTGTGTACTCGTACCTCACCGGGAAGGTAGTGGGCGCCGGCTGGGTTAGGAAGGCGCTGGAGGTCATCATAAATCCCGAGGGCAAGTCTAAGTACTTCCAAAAGCTGGTGGAAGAAGAGGCCACTAGGAGGTTGGAGAAGGTCATGGACGAGATAGCGGAGAAGAAGGACGAGAAGATGTATATTAACGTACTCAAGGATATCATAGAGGAGACCAAGGTTATTCCTTTCCTAAGCGACAAGGGCGCTCAGCCCAGCCTCCGGTAG
- a CDS encoding DEAD/DEAH box helicase, producing MLKPCDSGELLRSMGYDFESYREPPSEPELSGVRFDELVPGLKRLEGVYAYKHQVETVEALEKGKNVILVAGTGSGKTEAWALAAVRGGMRALAVYPTLALSSDQLRRLKEYFEDLGVPEAVVKVDSTTVKRLGDLSSAKIVATNPAFLMQDLKRIAEGRGYLREFLFKVDLLVFDELDFYGSHGTSAILGMIEVISSYAEKPPQVVLLTATLGNAEQVAKLLEDVTGRESVVVTGKPFKVENRGYLVISKDLKKLWERIKARREEVISKVPQLAEALTDYDVFKENVFTIVEVLRSKGVRVPSPSMDFAEIISSYVTCEGEGLTLVFVPSIRQAEKLASEVKHRLPPNLQDKVATHHYMVSKERRSKIEEMAREGKLKVIISPKTLAQGIDIGHVVRVVHVGLPDTVREFKQREGRKGRRGDIAFTETVILPFRQWDKKMLKYGTSTLLEWAKMDLEKLYVDTTNEWVKMFTGLWKAVAGQIMREDEERVLKSLGLYEGGRLTPEGKRVWRNLGFYEYGPPYGVPRRVLRGGSEERLEPVGRRDLVERFQPGSFDYSSDAVVVEVDEKGILEMPLGDAVKRYRWAFEAVQQYHTIKSKWGETWTTPEKDYKFGKLTSKVELLVRPPEGGFGKLTEEPLHVKWIIESVKADLKKVGKGYVPVYEREEVALDVRVYGEYEDYTYGYAYPISDNWEEVEVYAALAYALAVLRVRESIDITEIAYSLKKGRFKEVVVWEREASGLLKSLDWNAVSEEVRSHKHDKLTEVVALMVDPYSVSEFLKKEGWNELKELASFLTSEMGGKAFEGLEAIKEMEAKPKEANYFLIFDDVIMVKKGNNVVKKKFTNPKDLLVLVDVFTSGRAVTYMPERKLEATLKDHPLVYKSYLAAATRGLVTNLYTLVRRKLNSESSLKLMADKLGIKLEEDEDYLKVLEEVYRRLG from the coding sequence ATGCTCAAGCCTTGCGACAGCGGAGAGCTGCTGAGGTCAATGGGCTACGACTTCGAGTCTTACCGAGAGCCCCCGAGCGAGCCCGAGCTCAGCGGCGTCAGGTTCGACGAGCTGGTGCCGGGGCTGAAGAGGCTCGAGGGGGTGTACGCTTACAAGCACCAAGTGGAGACCGTGGAGGCCCTCGAGAAGGGCAAGAACGTAATCTTGGTGGCGGGCACGGGCTCCGGCAAGACCGAGGCTTGGGCGCTCGCCGCGGTGCGCGGGGGTATGAGGGCCTTAGCGGTCTACCCTACCCTGGCGCTCTCCTCCGACCAGCTGAGGAGGCTCAAGGAGTACTTCGAGGACTTGGGAGTGCCGGAGGCGGTAGTGAAGGTCGACTCTACCACGGTCAAGAGGCTGGGCGACTTGAGCTCCGCCAAGATAGTCGCTACCAACCCGGCCTTCTTAATGCAAGACTTGAAGAGGATTGCGGAGGGAAGGGGGTACTTAAGGGAGTTCTTGTTCAAAGTTGACCTACTGGTCTTCGACGAGCTCGACTTCTATGGCTCCCACGGGACCTCGGCGATATTGGGCATGATAGAGGTAATCTCCTCCTACGCCGAGAAGCCCCCACAAGTGGTCTTGTTAACTGCCACCTTGGGCAACGCGGAGCAAGTGGCGAAGCTCTTGGAGGACGTTACGGGGAGGGAGAGCGTGGTAGTCACCGGGAAGCCGTTCAAGGTTGAGAACAGAGGGTACCTAGTCATATCGAAGGACTTGAAGAAGCTGTGGGAGAGGATAAAGGCGAGGAGGGAGGAGGTAATCTCCAAGGTCCCGCAGCTTGCGGAGGCCTTGACCGATTACGACGTATTCAAGGAAAACGTGTTTACTATAGTAGAAGTGTTGAGGAGTAAGGGAGTAAGGGTCCCCTCCCCTTCGATGGACTTCGCCGAGATAATTTCTTCCTACGTCACGTGTGAGGGGGAAGGGTTAACCTTAGTGTTCGTGCCCAGCATAAGGCAAGCGGAGAAGCTCGCGAGCGAGGTCAAGCACAGGCTCCCCCCGAACCTACAAGACAAAGTGGCTACCCACCACTACATGGTCTCTAAAGAAAGGAGGAGCAAGATAGAGGAAATGGCCAGAGAGGGCAAGTTGAAGGTAATAATATCCCCTAAGACCCTAGCCCAAGGAATAGACATAGGCCACGTAGTTAGGGTAGTTCACGTGGGCTTGCCCGACACCGTAAGGGAGTTCAAACAGAGGGAGGGTAGGAAGGGGAGACGTGGCGACATAGCCTTCACGGAGACCGTAATTCTGCCCTTCCGCCAGTGGGACAAGAAGATGTTGAAGTACGGGACCTCCACGCTGTTGGAATGGGCAAAGATGGATTTGGAGAAGCTCTACGTAGATACCACCAACGAGTGGGTGAAGATGTTCACCGGCCTGTGGAAGGCGGTCGCCGGACAAATAATGAGGGAGGACGAGGAGAGGGTGTTGAAGTCCTTAGGCCTCTACGAAGGAGGGAGGCTGACCCCCGAGGGCAAGAGGGTCTGGAGGAACTTGGGCTTCTACGAGTACGGCCCCCCGTACGGGGTGCCGAGGAGGGTTCTGAGGGGAGGCTCGGAGGAGAGGCTCGAGCCGGTGGGGAGGAGGGACTTGGTGGAGAGGTTCCAGCCGGGCTCGTTCGACTACTCCTCCGACGCCGTGGTCGTGGAGGTGGACGAAAAGGGGATATTGGAAATGCCCTTGGGCGACGCCGTCAAGCGCTACCGCTGGGCCTTCGAGGCCGTCCAACAGTACCACACGATAAAGTCCAAGTGGGGTGAGACGTGGACCACGCCGGAAAAGGACTACAAGTTCGGCAAGCTGACCTCTAAGGTTGAGCTGTTGGTGAGGCCCCCGGAGGGGGGCTTCGGCAAGCTGACAGAGGAGCCCTTGCACGTGAAGTGGATAATAGAGTCGGTCAAAGCGGACTTGAAGAAGGTGGGCAAGGGCTACGTCCCGGTTTACGAGCGGGAAGAGGTGGCGCTGGACGTGCGGGTCTACGGGGAGTACGAGGACTACACTTACGGCTACGCCTACCCGATAAGCGACAACTGGGAGGAAGTGGAAGTTTACGCGGCCTTGGCCTATGCCCTCGCCGTCTTGAGGGTGAGAGAATCAATAGACATCACAGAAATAGCATACAGCTTGAAGAAAGGCCGCTTTAAGGAGGTGGTGGTGTGGGAGAGGGAGGCCTCGGGCCTCTTGAAGTCTTTGGACTGGAACGCCGTGAGCGAGGAGGTGAGGTCCCACAAACACGACAAGCTCACAGAAGTGGTGGCCTTAATGGTGGACCCCTACTCGGTAAGCGAGTTCTTGAAGAAGGAGGGGTGGAACGAGCTCAAGGAGCTGGCTTCCTTCTTAACTTCCGAGATGGGAGGGAAGGCGTTCGAGGGCTTGGAGGCAATCAAGGAGATGGAGGCTAAACCTAAGGAGGCCAACTACTTCTTGATATTTGACGACGTTATAATGGTAAAGAAAGGAAATAACGTAGTGAAGAAGAAGTTTACAAACCCGAAGGACTTGTTAGTTTTGGTGGACGTGTTCACGAGCGGGAGGGCGGTAACTTACATGCCGGAGAGGAAGCTCGAGGCGACGCTCAAGGACCACCCGCTGGTCTACAAGAGCTACTTGGCCGCCGCGACCAGGGGGCTGGTAACGAACTTATACACGCTGGTGAGGAGGAAGTTGAACAGCGAGTCCTCGCTGAAGCTGATGGCGGACAAGCTCGGAATCAAACTGGAGGAGGACGAAGACTACTTGAAGGTGTTGGAAGAGGTCTACCGGAGGCTGGGCTGA